The proteins below are encoded in one region of Sphaerodactylus townsendi isolate TG3544 linkage group LG06, MPM_Stown_v2.3, whole genome shotgun sequence:
- the LOC125434628 gene encoding olfactory receptor 5V1-like, which translates to MATGNETQVREFIFLGFFSLPNNPVVLFLAFLAAYLAIVTGNLMILVLVLVDSCLHSPMYFFLSHLSCLDICISTVILPKILVNFLRRRNTISYKQCLAQTFFLIGFAGCEPALMAVMAYDRYAAICRPLHYSLLMSKRMCIYLASAAWVWGFLDSAIHAALASQLSFCGVNEIPHIFCDVPPLLKIACSDTSVNELANHITSLFVGLFPVLFILLSYVCILASVLRIRSGSSRRKAFSTCTSHVIVVILCLGNGFLNYNRPSAGYSLEIDTLVSAMFCIVAPVLNPLIYSLRNKEVKGAFRKVLNKWTG; encoded by the coding sequence ATGGCTACAGGAAATGAGACGCAGGTGAGAGAGTTCATCTTCTTGGGCTTCTTCAGCCTACCCAACAACCCAGTCGTCCTGTTTCTTGCCTTCCTGGCTGCCTACCTGGCCATCGTGACGGGCAACCTCATGATCCTAGTCCTGGTCCTGGTGGACTCCTGCCTTCACAGCCCCATGTACTTCTTCCTCAGCCACCTCTCTTGCTTGGACATTTGCATCTCCACCGTTATCCTCCCCAAGATCCTCGTCAATTTCCTACGCCGACGGAACACGATTTCCTACAAGCAGTGCCTGGCGCAGACTTTCTTCCTGATCGGCTTCGCGGGCTGCGAGCCGGCGCTGATGGCCGTCATGGCCTATGACCGCTACGCTGCGATCTGCAGGCCCCTGCACTATTCTCTCCTCATGAGCAAGAGGATGTGCATTTACTTAGCATCTGCCGCGTGGGTCTGGGGCTTCCTGGACTCAGCCATTCACGCCGCCTTGGCGTCACAGTTGTCCTTCTGCGGCGTCAACGAGATCCCGCACATCTTCTGCGACGTCCCGCCCCTGCTGAAAATTGCCTGCAGCGACACCAGCGTCAACGAGCTGGCCAATCATATCACGAGCCTCTTTGTCGGCCTGTTCCCtgtcctcttcatcctcctctccTACGTCTGCATCTTGGCCTCCGTTCTGCGGATCCGCTCGGGCAGTAGCAGGCGCAAAGCCTTCTCCACTTGCACTTCTCACGTAATCGTTGTCATTCTTTGTCTTGGTAATGGATTCCTGAACTACAACAGGCCAAGCGCTGGCTATTCTTTAGAGATCGACACTCTGGTCTCCGCCATGTTCTGCATCGTCGCCCCAGTGCTGAACCCCCTCATCTACAGCCTCCGCAACAAGGAAGTGAAGGGGGCCTTCCGGAAGGTTCTGAACAAGTGGACAGGTTGA